The SAR202 cluster bacterium nucleotide sequence GAATTCCCGCACGCCGGGATGTAGGCGCGGACGGAATGGACGCCGTTACCATCGTCCTGAGCCTGGGGCTTCGAGCCCCGCGCTGAAAAGAGGCCTCGCGGGCCAGCTGCCGCGCGGCGAACCAGGGTGGCACCACGGAAAGACCCGTCCCTTCATCGGACGGGTCTTTTATTTTTTGTCTCGGAGGCGGCGACATGGACACGGCGAAGAAGGCGGCAATGGGCATCGGCTCGGCGGCGGGCAAGCCCGCGAGGAAGAAGCGCGTCCTGAGCGGCATACAGCCCTCGGGCGATATCCACCTGGGCAACTACCTGGGCGCCATCAAGGGCTGGGTGCAGCGCCAGGCGGAGAAGGAGAACTTCTTCTGCATCGTGGACATGCACGCGATCACCGTCCCCCAGGACCCGAAGGACCTCCGCGACCGCACGCGCTCCCTCGCGGCCATCTACTTCGCCTCCGGGCTGGACCCGGCCAAGTGCACCGTCTTCATCCAGAGCCACGTCACCGCCCACGCGGAGGCGTGCTGGCTCCTGAACTGCATCACGCCCGTCGGCTGGCTGGAGCGCATGACCCAGTTCAAGGACAAGTCCGCCAAGCAGGAGAGCGTCATGGCCGGCCTGCTGGACTACCCAGTCCTCATGGCGGGCGATATTCTCCTGTACAGCGCGGACGAGGTGCCCGTCGGCGACGACCAGAAGCAGCACGTGGAGCTGACGCGCGACATCGCCGAGAAGTTCAACCGCACCTTCGGAGACACGTTCGTCATCCCGCAGCCGGTCATCCCTGAGGTAGGCGCGCGCATCATGGGCCTCAACGACCCCACGGCCAAGATGTCCAAGAGCTTCGCCCACATCCGCGGCCACGCCGTGCGCCTGCTGGACGATCCCAAAGAGATCGAGTACGCCTTCAAGCGCGCCGTCACCGACCCGGGCAACGAGATAAGGTTCTCCGACGACCCCGCGAAGGCGGGCGTGAACAACCTCCTGGGCATGTACAAGGTCGTCACCGGCAAGACGAAGGAGCAGGTGGAGGCCGACTTCGCCGGCGCCCGCGGCTACGGCGACCTCAAAAAGGCGGTAGCCGAGGTAGTCATCAACGAGCTCCGCCCCATCCAGGAGCGCTACAAGCAGCTCATGAGCGACATCGCCGTCCTCGACGAGCTCCTGGCCAAGGGCGCCGAGCAGGCCTCGGCAGTCGCCGAGCCCAAGGTCACGGAAATGAAAGAGCGGGTAGGCTTCATCCTCCCGCGCAAAGAGCGGCAGCTGTATTGAGGGTGCTGGGTGCTAGGTGCTGGGTGCTGGTTTTCGGATCGAACCCAGAACCCAGAACCCAGCACCCAGAACCCAGCACCCAGAACCCAGCACCCAGAACCCAGCACCCCATATCCCAATTCGCTATTCCCAAAAGGCTTCCCATGTACCACCCATCGCTACAAGAGGTCGAAAAGCTCTCCGGGCAGGGCAACCTCGTCCCCGTCTACCGGGAGATCAACGCGGACCTGGAGACGCCCGTCTCGGCGTACCTGAAAGTCGCCAGGCCGCCGTACTCGTTCCTGCTGGAGTCCGTCGAGGGCGGCGAACGCACCGCGCGCTACAGCTTCATCGGCACCGACCCGCAGCACGTCGTCCGCACCGGCCCGGGCACCGAGCTCGGCGAGATCGACCCGCTCGTCCCGGTCCAGCAGCTGCTCGCCAAGTACCGCATGGTGCAGGCGCCGGACCAGCCCCGCTTCAACGGCGGCATGGTCGGCTACCTATCCTACGACGCAGTCCGCTACTTCGAGAGCCTGCCCTCGCCGTCGGCGGACTCGCTCAAGGTGCCGGAGTCCGTCTTCATGCTCACGACGACGTTCCTGATCTTCGACCACGTCAAGTACAAGATACGCGTCGTCAGCCACGCCCACATCAACGGCGACGTCCGGAAGGCGTACAACGACGCCACGAAGCGCATCGACGACATCATCTCCCGCCTCAGCGGCCCGGTGAAGCCGCCGCAGAACGGCCGTATCGCGCCCAACGACACGCCCGCGATCACCCACAACATGACCCGCGAGCGCTACGACGAGATCGTGAAGAAGACGAAGGAGTACATCCTGGCGGGAGACATCATCCAGGCCGTGCTGTCGCAGCGCCTGCGCCGCCCCACGACCGCGCACCCGTTCAACATCTACCGCGCGCTCCGGGCCATCAACCCGTCGCCGTACATGTACTACCTCCAGCTCGACGACTTCCAGATCGTCGGCGCCTCCCCGGAGATGCTCGTGCAGGTGGACAGGGGCACCGTCGCCACGCGCCCCATCGCCGGCACCCGCCCTCGCGGCAAGACGCAGGAGCAGGACCTCCAGAACGAGAAAGACCTCCTGGCCGACGAGAAGGAGCGCGCCGAGCACATCATGCTCGTCGACCTCGGCCGGAACGACGTCGGGCGCGTCTGCCGCCCCGGCACCGTCAAGGTCACCGACCTCATGGTCATCGAGCGCTACTCCCACGTCATGCACATCGTCTCCCACGTCACCGGCAAGCTCCGCGACGAGTGCACGGCCTACGACGCCCTCCGCGCCTGCTTCCCGGCGGGCACGCTATCCGGCGCGCCCAAGATCCGCGCAATGGAGATCATCGCTGAGTTC carries:
- the trpE gene encoding anthranilate synthase component I, yielding MYHPSLQEVEKLSGQGNLVPVYREINADLETPVSAYLKVARPPYSFLLESVEGGERTARYSFIGTDPQHVVRTGPGTELGEIDPLVPVQQLLAKYRMVQAPDQPRFNGGMVGYLSYDAVRYFESLPSPSADSLKVPESVFMLTTTFLIFDHVKYKIRVVSHAHINGDVRKAYNDATKRIDDIISRLSGPVKPPQNGRIAPNDTPAITHNMTRERYDEIVKKTKEYILAGDIIQAVLSQRLRRPTTAHPFNIYRALRAINPSPYMYYLQLDDFQIVGASPEMLVQVDRGTVATRPIAGTRPRGKTQEQDLQNEKDLLADEKERAEHIMLVDLGRNDVGRVCRPGTVKVTDLMVIERYSHVMHIVSHVTGKLRDECTAYDALRACFPAGTLSGAPKIRAMEIIAEFEPEKRGPYGGAVGYFDFTGNMDTAITIRTMVVKDGVAHVQAGGGIVFDSVPQTEYEETLHKASAQLRAIEQAERDAD
- the trpS gene encoding tryptophan--tRNA ligase is translated as MGIGSAAGKPARKKRVLSGIQPSGDIHLGNYLGAIKGWVQRQAEKENFFCIVDMHAITVPQDPKDLRDRTRSLAAIYFASGLDPAKCTVFIQSHVTAHAEACWLLNCITPVGWLERMTQFKDKSAKQESVMAGLLDYPVLMAGDILLYSADEVPVGDDQKQHVELTRDIAEKFNRTFGDTFVIPQPVIPEVGARIMGLNDPTAKMSKSFAHIRGHAVRLLDDPKEIEYAFKRAVTDPGNEIRFSDDPAKAGVNNLLGMYKVVTGKTKEQVEADFAGARGYGDLKKAVAEVVINELRPIQERYKQLMSDIAVLDELLAKGAEQASAVAEPKVTEMKERVGFILPRKERQLY